Proteins from a single region of Chloroflexota bacterium:
- a CDS encoding alcohol dehydrogenase catalytic domain-containing protein produces the protein MRVLRYLGPRRVEIGDLPRPAIGDGEVLVQMRACGICATDIKTYVRGHPLITAGAVLGHEMSGVIAESQADGWRAGERVVVAPYVPCGVCRFCRRGQHSLCSDLFGASVEPGGFSEYVRAPGRIVRDGLIRIPAHMDFAAATLAEPLACCYHGLEALSLQPGDSVLIIGDGPMGLLQASAARAMGATLVVVAGLTPERLQAAESLADHVINVAERDLGDAVKALSAGAGMDHVMVSVGAVAVAEQAMGLVRRGGTINLFGGLPGGSRMNVDPNRIHYDEVRLLGTFGFAPTHFRHALDALAGGAVDAQKFITRRIALDGVEGALADGAQYQGIKTVVEFEG, from the coding sequence GTGAGAGTGTTGCGTTATCTTGGACCACGCCGGGTCGAAATCGGCGATCTGCCGCGCCCGGCAATCGGCGACGGCGAGGTGCTGGTGCAGATGCGCGCCTGCGGCATCTGCGCGACCGATATCAAGACGTATGTGCGCGGACACCCGCTCATCACGGCGGGCGCGGTGCTCGGCCACGAGATGAGCGGCGTCATCGCCGAATCGCAGGCGGACGGCTGGCGCGCGGGCGAGCGGGTGGTCGTGGCGCCCTATGTGCCGTGCGGCGTGTGCCGTTTCTGCCGGCGGGGACAGCATTCGCTCTGCAGTGACCTGTTTGGCGCGTCGGTCGAGCCGGGCGGATTCAGCGAATACGTGCGCGCGCCGGGGCGCATCGTGCGCGATGGCTTGATCCGGATTCCCGCGCACATGGATTTCGCCGCCGCCACGCTGGCCGAACCGCTGGCATGCTGCTATCACGGTCTGGAGGCGTTGAGTCTGCAACCGGGCGACTCCGTGCTGATCATCGGCGATGGACCGATGGGGCTGCTGCAGGCGAGCGCGGCGCGCGCAATGGGCGCGACGCTGGTCGTGGTCGCCGGATTGACGCCGGAGCGTCTGCAAGCGGCGGAAAGCCTTGCCGATCATGTGATCAATGTGGCCGAGCGCGATCTGGGCGACGCCGTCAAGGCGTTGAGTGCGGGTGCGGGCATGGATCACGTCATGGTCTCCGTCGGGGCCGTTGCCGTGGCCGAGCAAGCCATGGGACTTGTGCGGCGCGGCGGGACGATCAACCTGTTCGGCGGGCTGCCAGGCGGCTCGCGAATGAACGTGGACCCGAACCGCATTCACTACGACGAAGTCCGGCTGCTCGGCACCTTCGGCTTTGCGCCGACGCACTTCCGCCATGCGCTGGATGCGCTCGCGGGCGGCGCGGTTGATGCACAGAAGTTCATCACCCGCCGGATCGCGCTTGACGGTGTGGAAGGCGCGCTCGCAGACGGCGCGCAATATCAGGGTATCAAGACGGTGGTGGAGTTCGAGGGATGA
- a CDS encoding M81 family metallopeptidase, which translates to MTIRIAIGRFWTESHSFSPLLTNRQMFECGVLEEGDALLKKLRGTRTEVGGFLSVLDAEGVTVAPTLAAQCMCGGPIEQPLWERLRDGLLQRLSEALPVDGVLLSLHGATVAEQEDDCCGTLLAAVRRLVGPHVPVIATLDMHGNVTAAMIANSTALIAYKTYPHHDFHARGEQAARLMLRTVRGAVRPATVMTALPLSIGRSTDLQLELIAEGAALEESGRILACSIMNTHTGLDVAEMESFSALIVTDNDPGLASRIGQDMMWKAWQQRQRVRGGTAPSGVTMTEAVPAALAHPPGTVVLTEWGDAVTAGFPGDNAELIAQLLERRSPARACLLITDPDLVQRAIAAGIGNPVSGPIGGRWGGTYYKPVPVDGRVRLLFDGVLPPSHEAHPSHLAVSNTSMGPTAVVQVGDNITVIATSVPVASTEPTVFRAAGVEPADYRLVLCKAIIQHRAHFASMAVGFVDIDGGRYDNNTHPWRKHDPKSSYPYREFTDDEIRSRLGYEG; encoded by the coding sequence GTGACCATCCGCATAGCCATCGGTCGTTTTTGGACGGAGTCCCATTCCTTTTCGCCGCTGCTCACCAACCGGCAGATGTTTGAGTGCGGCGTGTTGGAAGAAGGCGATGCACTGCTGAAGAAACTGCGCGGCACCCGCACGGAAGTTGGTGGATTCTTAAGCGTCCTGGATGCTGAAGGCGTCACGGTAGCGCCGACGCTGGCGGCCCAGTGTATGTGTGGCGGTCCCATTGAGCAGCCGCTTTGGGAGCGATTGCGCGATGGGTTGCTGCAGCGCCTGTCTGAAGCGTTACCCGTTGACGGCGTGCTCCTATCACTGCACGGGGCCACGGTGGCGGAGCAGGAGGACGACTGCTGCGGCACGTTGCTGGCAGCCGTCCGGCGGCTGGTTGGTCCTCATGTGCCGGTGATTGCCACGCTGGACATGCATGGCAATGTGACCGCCGCGATGATCGCCAACAGCACGGCGCTCATTGCCTACAAAACCTATCCTCACCACGATTTCCACGCGCGCGGCGAACAGGCGGCTCGGCTCATGCTCAGAACCGTGCGGGGAGCAGTGCGGCCGGCCACGGTGATGACGGCGCTGCCACTCTCCATCGGCCGCTCGACAGACCTGCAACTGGAACTCATCGCCGAAGGCGCCGCGCTGGAGGAGTCGGGGCGCATCCTCGCCTGCTCGATTATGAACACCCACACGGGGCTGGACGTGGCGGAGATGGAGTCGTTCAGCGCGCTGATCGTCACTGACAACGATCCGGGCCTGGCGAGTCGCATCGGGCAGGACATGATGTGGAAGGCGTGGCAGCAGCGCCAGCGGGTGCGCGGCGGCACGGCGCCGTCGGGCGTCACGATGACGGAGGCGGTCCCTGCCGCGCTGGCTCACCCGCCGGGCACCGTCGTGCTCACCGAGTGGGGTGATGCGGTCACAGCCGGGTTTCCGGGCGACAACGCCGAACTGATCGCGCAGCTGCTGGAACGGCGAAGTCCGGCGCGCGCCTGCCTGCTCATCACCGATCCCGACCTGGTGCAGAGGGCGATTGCCGCGGGCATTGGCAACCCGGTGTCAGGTCCGATCGGCGGTCGCTGGGGCGGGACGTACTACAAGCCCGTGCCGGTCGATGGGCGCGTGCGGCTGCTGTTCGACGGCGTGCTGCCCCCGAGCCATGAGGCGCATCCAAGCCATCTGGCGGTGTCTAATACCAGCATGGGTCCGACCGCGGTGGTGCAGGTGGGCGACAACATTACCGTCATCGCCACGTCGGTGCCGGTGGCCTCGACTGAGCCGACGGTGTTTCGGGCGGCGGGCGTGGAGCCCGCAGACTACCGGCTGGTGCTCTGTAAGGCAATCATCCAGCACCGGGCACACTTTGCATCCATGGCTGTGGGCTTTGTGGACATCGACGGGGGTCGCTACGACAACAACACCCATCCCTGGCGCAAGCACGATCCCAAGTCCAGCTACCCCTACCGCGAATTCACCGATGACGAGATCCGCAGCCGCCTCGGTTACGAGGGCTGA
- a CDS encoding sugar ABC transporter permease, with the protein MISSRNISRRQWGEWLTAYAFLLPSFIVLSVFIYYPVVYAFGLSFQRWRLLRGPAAFIGLGNYEFLFSSEEFWQALWNTFYFALGSIPTGMAVALLIALLLNRPLRGLALYRTAYFVPTITSLVAVSVVWMWIYHPDVGLMNYFLQSVGLPGVRWLNEPGSAMPALILLGIWRGMGYNVIIYLAGLQNIPQHLYEAAQIDGANRWQLFRYITWPMLTPTSFLILIVAVINSFQSFTQVHVMTQGGPLGSTTVIVYYLYQQAFQQFNMGYGSAIAMVLFGIILILTLIQTKMLGSRVHYQ; encoded by the coding sequence ATGATCTCCTCACGAAACATCAGCCGCCGCCAGTGGGGCGAATGGCTCACCGCATACGCCTTCCTGCTGCCGAGCTTTATCGTGCTGTCGGTCTTCATCTACTACCCGGTCGTCTATGCGTTCGGGTTGTCGTTCCAGCGCTGGCGACTCCTGCGTGGTCCGGCGGCGTTCATCGGATTGGGCAACTACGAGTTCCTGTTCAGTTCCGAGGAGTTCTGGCAGGCGTTGTGGAACACCTTCTATTTCGCGCTGGGCTCGATCCCGACCGGCATGGCGGTGGCGCTGCTTATCGCGTTGCTGTTGAACCGTCCCCTGCGGGGGCTGGCGCTTTACCGCACGGCATACTTCGTGCCGACGATCACCTCGCTGGTGGCCGTTTCGGTGGTGTGGATGTGGATCTATCACCCGGACGTGGGCTTGATGAACTACTTTTTGCAGTCCGTCGGTCTGCCCGGCGTGCGCTGGCTGAATGAGCCGGGCTCGGCCATGCCTGCTCTCATCCTGCTTGGCATCTGGCGCGGGATGGGCTACAACGTGATCATCTATCTCGCGGGCCTGCAGAACATCCCTCAGCATTTGTACGAGGCGGCACAAATCGACGGGGCGAACCGCTGGCAGTTGTTCCGCTACATCACATGGCCCATGCTGACGCCGACCTCGTTCCTCATCCTGATCGTCGCTGTGATCAACTCGTTCCAGTCGTTCACGCAGGTGCATGTCATGACACAGGGCGGGCCGCTCGGCTCCACCACCGTCATCGTCTACTACCTCTACCAGCAGGCGTTCCAGCAGTTCAACATGGGCTACGGCTCGGCGATTGCGATGGTGCTGTTCGGCATCATCTTGATCCTGACGTTGATCCAGACGAAGATGCTGGGTTCGCGAGTCCACTACCAGTGA
- a CDS encoding ABC transporter substrate-binding protein → MFKFRSGLCLALVLALLAGCGPSATSAPTAAPTSPPAQAPTTMAVASTTAPVAPTAAPAAPTATSAPRQVKLTFWYALSGAQGKVIEEMVAKFNKGHPNTQVEVVFQGSYADIAQKLTAAITAKTVPDVAQMGGAPTLAESGAIVPITDFADAAARADIFDGFWDYNKFQGKIVTMPFNNSTPVLYYNKDLFTAAGLDPNKPPQTWDELVTAAKALTKDTNGDGKPDQWGFNTHTDTHWYLSAMIMQNGGKILSDDGKKVVYNSPEGVEALKFWGDLVTVHKAMPANQHAQAGADFTTGKLGMLMRSSATLATIEKDSKFKVGVGFLPMKKVRSVPIGGASLVIFKTTAERQKASWEFVQWMTSAENSLDLFMQTGYVPIRKSVANLPAIKEYFKTALNAETVVKQLEYASAIPLFSELGNSDEQLRKAVEKVELGTAPAKDALDAAAAVINKALAGP, encoded by the coding sequence ATGTTCAAGTTCCGTAGCGGGTTGTGCCTGGCGCTAGTCCTGGCGCTGCTCGCGGGGTGCGGTCCATCGGCGACGAGCGCGCCGACCGCCGCCCCCACCAGTCCACCTGCGCAGGCGCCCACGACGATGGCCGTTGCCTCGACGACAGCGCCTGTCGCGCCAACGGCGGCGCCCGCCGCCCCGACCGCCACAAGCGCGCCGCGGCAGGTCAAGCTGACGTTCTGGTACGCGTTGAGCGGGGCGCAGGGCAAGGTCATTGAGGAGATGGTGGCGAAGTTCAACAAGGGCCACCCCAACACGCAGGTCGAGGTCGTTTTTCAGGGCAGCTATGCCGACATCGCGCAGAAGTTGACGGCAGCGATAACCGCCAAGACGGTGCCCGATGTTGCCCAGATGGGCGGGGCGCCGACGCTCGCCGAATCCGGCGCGATCGTGCCGATCACCGACTTCGCCGACGCCGCCGCACGCGCCGACATTTTCGACGGCTTCTGGGACTACAACAAGTTCCAGGGGAAAATCGTGACGATGCCGTTCAACAACAGCACGCCGGTGTTGTACTACAACAAGGACCTGTTCACGGCGGCGGGGCTGGACCCGAACAAGCCGCCGCAGACCTGGGACGAGTTGGTGACGGCTGCGAAAGCGCTGACCAAGGACACGAACGGCGATGGCAAGCCTGACCAGTGGGGCTTCAATACACACACCGATACGCACTGGTACCTGAGCGCGATGATCATGCAGAACGGCGGCAAGATCCTCAGCGACGATGGCAAGAAGGTCGTCTATAACAGCCCGGAAGGCGTCGAGGCGCTCAAGTTCTGGGGCGATCTGGTGACGGTGCACAAGGCGATGCCCGCGAACCAGCACGCGCAGGCGGGCGCCGACTTCACGACGGGCAAACTGGGCATGCTGATGCGTTCCTCGGCAACGCTCGCTACCATCGAGAAGGACTCCAAGTTTAAGGTCGGCGTCGGGTTCCTGCCGATGAAGAAGGTGCGCTCGGTGCCGATTGGCGGCGCGAGCCTCGTCATCTTCAAGACGACCGCTGAACGGCAGAAGGCGTCATGGGAATTCGTGCAGTGGATGACCAGCGCGGAAAACTCGCTGGACCTATTCATGCAGACGGGCTACGTGCCGATCCGCAAGTCCGTGGCGAACCTCCCGGCGATCAAGGAGTACTTTAAGACGGCGCTGAATGCCGAGACGGTTGTGAAGCAACTGGAGTACGCCAGCGCGATCCCACTCTTCAGCGAACTGGGCAACAGCGATGAGCAACTCCGCAAGGCAGTCGAGAAGGTGGAGTTGGGCACCGCCCCGGCGAAGGATGCACTGGATGCCGCCGCGGCTGTGATCAACAAGGCGCTGGCAGGACCGTAA
- a CDS encoding sugar phosphate isomerase/epimerase: MDLGFALHPKWLGDGRLADFLSPLEKAGMTVLEFTLHPTWDEWPELKALATECTRAGYRCHFHAPYKDPYNADGFNGTRRTEIEQLYAPAIELIERLALDGGYVPSLVIHGAHAPGSGADVRARLRADTTAFLVWMLAQTSQARLMLENLPPKPGFTRTGESRAEVRAVVRDIDAARLNICWDFGHDVLLGYNSPPDDAFLSAVRHAHVHDIDAAGEDHFPLVYGNVPWADDLRALRRAGFDGAVVMEINGYRAQRVERLHERMAESFARMRAAWNGNAA; encoded by the coding sequence ATGGATCTCGGTTTTGCGTTGCACCCCAAGTGGCTGGGCGATGGCCGCCTGGCTGACTTCCTGTCGCCGCTGGAAAAAGCGGGCATGACGGTACTCGAGTTCACCCTGCATCCCACGTGGGATGAGTGGCCCGAACTGAAGGCGCTCGCCACGGAATGCACGCGCGCCGGCTACCGCTGCCACTTCCACGCGCCTTACAAGGATCCGTATAACGCCGACGGATTCAACGGCACGCGGCGCACGGAAATCGAACAATTGTATGCACCCGCCATCGAACTCATCGAACGGCTGGCGTTGGATGGTGGCTACGTCCCGTCGCTCGTCATCCATGGAGCGCACGCGCCGGGATCCGGCGCTGACGTCCGCGCCCGGCTGCGCGCCGACACGACGGCGTTTCTGGTATGGATGCTCGCGCAGACGAGCCAGGCGCGCCTGATGTTGGAAAATCTCCCGCCCAAGCCGGGCTTCACGCGGACGGGTGAGAGCCGCGCGGAGGTGCGCGCGGTGGTGCGGGACATCGACGCTGCTCGCCTGAACATCTGCTGGGATTTCGGGCACGACGTGTTACTTGGATATAACAGCCCGCCGGACGACGCATTCCTGAGCGCGGTGCGCCATGCGCACGTGCACGACATTGATGCCGCCGGCGAAGATCACTTCCCCCTGGTGTATGGCAACGTGCCCTGGGCGGACGATTTGCGTGCGCTGCGACGGGCCGGGTTCGACGGCGCGGTGGTGATGGAAATCAATGGCTACCGCGCGCAGCGCGTCGAACGACTACATGAGCGGATGGCGGAAAGCTTCGCGCGGATGCGCGCCGCCTGGAACGGGAACGCGGCATGA
- a CDS encoding ADP-ribosylglycohydrolase family protein encodes MNAAPSFVEKATGCLAGVATGDALGRASEFMSREAIRARYGWLNRLVAPPDAHPAHAQPPGAVTDDTEQTLIVAHLLASGEPLTAERMAAALVEWAQSHDGLNNPYLGPSTRRALQALMSGASPHQTGRQGTTNGGAMRVAAVGIVHAGDFAGALRDAVAASIPTHNTHNAMQGAVAVAFAIAAAMQPGAIVEAVVSAAQEGARQGRAHGAWSWATPLDRRIALAVRLVDESADTERALDALHDFVGVGLDPAESVASAIGIVVAARGDPQRAIEAGANIGGDTDTIAAIAGSICGALRGIAALDAPLVSEVERVNGLDCAAIAGALKRRVPSQMGQN; translated from the coding sequence ATGAACGCCGCACCATCGTTCGTTGAGAAGGCAACCGGCTGCCTGGCGGGTGTCGCGACAGGCGATGCGCTGGGACGCGCCAGCGAGTTCATGTCGCGTGAGGCGATCCGCGCGCGCTACGGCTGGCTGAACCGGCTTGTCGCGCCGCCGGACGCGCACCCGGCGCATGCGCAGCCACCGGGAGCGGTCACCGACGACACCGAGCAGACGCTGATTGTTGCGCATCTGCTGGCGAGCGGCGAACCGCTGACAGCGGAACGGATGGCGGCGGCGCTGGTGGAGTGGGCGCAATCGCATGACGGGTTGAATAACCCCTATCTCGGACCGAGCACGCGGCGCGCCTTGCAGGCCCTGATGAGCGGCGCATCGCCCCACCAAACCGGACGGCAGGGCACGACCAATGGCGGCGCGATGCGCGTGGCGGCGGTGGGCATCGTCCATGCGGGGGATTTCGCCGGGGCGCTGCGCGACGCGGTCGCCGCGAGCATCCCGACGCACAACACGCACAATGCGATGCAGGGCGCGGTCGCCGTGGCGTTCGCGATTGCGGCCGCCATGCAACCCGGCGCGATCGTGGAGGCCGTGGTGTCCGCGGCACAGGAAGGCGCACGGCAGGGCCGAGCGCATGGCGCGTGGTCTTGGGCGACGCCGCTCGATCGCCGTATTGCGCTTGCCGTGCGGCTGGTGGACGAGTCGGCGGACACGGAGCGTGCCCTGGATGCCCTGCATGACTTTGTGGGTGTCGGGCTCGACCCCGCCGAGTCTGTGGCGAGCGCCATCGGGATCGTCGTTGCGGCGCGCGGGGATCCCCAACGCGCGATCGAGGCGGGCGCGAATATCGGTGGGGACACCGACACGATTGCCGCGATTGCCGGAAGTATCTGTGGCGCGTTGCGCGGGATCGCCGCACTGGACGCGCCGCTGGTGAGCGAAGTCGAGCGGGTGAACGGGTTGGACTGCGCCGCCATCGCGGGCGCGTTGAAGCGGCGGGTACCGTCGCAAATGGGGCAGAACTGA
- a CDS encoding DegT/DnrJ/EryC1/StrS family aminotransferase — protein sequence MSDRLSIDGGTPVRSAPLPFIRASYGYEELREVLDVFESGVFCSVYPDAPKVRALEAAFAAYAGAKHAVAFNSGTTAQHASLVAAGVGPGDEVIVPPLTFASTAYTVLMVGATPVFSDVDDNTISLDPECVAERITPRTRAIVPVHWFGHPVAMDELMGLAGAHGLTVIEDCSHAFGTVYRGRKAGTIGAMACWSLQESKILTAAGEGGMLTTDDDALAAIARSICDHGKDKGPQAAGAAGYRIVRVGNNYRMSELHAAFALAQLRKAERLRAARQAHSEYLAAGLHGVPGLRRTQPWPDVELSYAYYAVRCDERCFGSDGAPWQALNRISAALTAEGIGNVVMGREEFLPPHPLFRERCGAASVPVAERIARELLLLPLYPDLTRADLDDIIAAVRKVVAAYSKG from the coding sequence ATGAGCGACAGATTGAGCATCGACGGCGGAACACCAGTGCGGTCCGCGCCTTTGCCGTTCATTCGCGCCAGTTACGGTTACGAGGAACTGCGCGAAGTGCTGGATGTCTTTGAGAGCGGTGTCTTCTGCTCCGTCTATCCCGATGCGCCCAAGGTACGGGCGCTCGAAGCCGCCTTCGCCGCGTACGCCGGCGCCAAACACGCCGTCGCCTTCAATTCCGGCACCACCGCCCAGCACGCGTCGCTGGTGGCAGCGGGCGTCGGCCCGGGCGACGAGGTCATCGTGCCGCCGCTGACCTTCGCCTCCACGGCTTACACCGTCTTGATGGTGGGCGCGACGCCGGTGTTCTCCGACGTGGACGACAACACGATTTCGCTCGATCCGGAGTGTGTCGCCGAGCGGATTACGCCGCGCACGCGCGCGATCGTGCCCGTGCACTGGTTTGGCCATCCCGTTGCGATGGATGAGTTGATGGGGCTGGCGGGGGCGCACGGGCTGACGGTGATCGAGGACTGCTCCCACGCCTTCGGCACCGTCTATCGCGGACGGAAAGCCGGCACGATCGGCGCCATGGCCTGCTGGAGTCTTCAGGAATCCAAGATACTCACCGCGGCGGGCGAAGGCGGGATGCTGACCACCGACGACGACGCGTTGGCCGCGATCGCTCGTTCCATATGCGATCACGGGAAGGACAAAGGCCCGCAAGCCGCCGGCGCAGCCGGCTATCGCATCGTGCGGGTCGGCAACAACTACCGTATGTCCGAGTTACACGCGGCCTTCGCGCTCGCCCAATTGCGCAAGGCCGAGCGATTGCGCGCGGCGCGCCAGGCGCATAGCGAGTATCTCGCTGCGGGCCTGCACGGCGTGCCCGGGCTGCGCCGGACGCAGCCGTGGCCGGACGTCGAGTTGTCCTACGCGTACTATGCGGTGCGCTGCGACGAACGATGCTTCGGGTCAGATGGCGCGCCCTGGCAAGCCCTCAACCGGATCTCGGCGGCGCTGACGGCTGAGGGCATCGGTAATGTCGTCATGGGCCGCGAGGAGTTCCTGCCTCCCCATCCGCTCTTCCGTGAACGCTGCGGCGCAGCCAGCGTGCCCGTGGCCGAGCGTATCGCGCGCGAACTGCTGCTGCTGCCGCTCTACCCCGATCTAACGCGCGCCGATCTGGACGATATCATCGCCGCTGTACGCAAAGTGGTCGCAGCCTATTCGAAAGGGTGA
- a CDS encoding carbohydrate ABC transporter permease — protein MTFAKQFERVVIHLLLIAGAAVMVMPFLWMISTSLKSQAEALTYPPQWIPTEFAWSNYARAWQAAPFPRYFLNSGIVAVAVTLGELATGALAAYAFARLRFPGRDALFTIYLGSMMIPHQMTIIPSFLLLNTLGEISPALGLDSYFALIAPFLASAFGVFLLRQSFLTIPNDLEDAAILDGCGRLGFLWRIVLPLSRPALATLALFAFMGNWNSYLWPLIVTNSNSMRTVQIGLRYFVGQEGASQWGLLMAAAVFVSIPVVVLYLFVQKQFVQGIAATGIRQ, from the coding sequence ATGACGTTCGCCAAACAGTTCGAGCGCGTGGTAATCCATCTACTGCTGATCGCCGGCGCCGCAGTCATGGTGATGCCGTTCCTGTGGATGATCAGCACGTCGCTGAAGAGCCAGGCGGAGGCGCTCACTTACCCGCCGCAATGGATACCGACCGAGTTCGCGTGGAGCAACTATGCGCGCGCGTGGCAGGCAGCCCCCTTCCCACGCTACTTCCTCAACAGTGGAATTGTGGCGGTGGCCGTGACGCTAGGCGAGCTCGCGACGGGCGCGCTGGCGGCGTACGCGTTCGCGCGCCTGCGCTTTCCCGGGCGCGACGCCCTTTTTACGATCTATCTGGGTAGCATGATGATCCCGCACCAGATGACGATTATCCCCTCGTTTCTGCTGCTCAACACGCTGGGCGAGATCAGCCCCGCGCTGGGCTTGGATTCATATTTCGCGCTGATTGCCCCATTCCTCGCCAGCGCGTTCGGCGTCTTCCTATTGCGCCAATCGTTCCTGACGATCCCGAATGATCTGGAGGATGCGGCCATTCTCGACGGGTGCGGGCGGCTGGGCTTTCTGTGGCGCATCGTGCTGCCGCTCTCGCGTCCGGCGCTGGCCACGCTCGCGCTGTTTGCTTTCATGGGCAATTGGAACAGCTACCTGTGGCCCCTGATCGTAACGAACAGCAACAGCATGCGCACGGTGCAGATCGGTTTGCGCTACTTCGTGGGGCAGGAGGGGGCGAGCCAATGGGGGCTTTTAATGGCCGCCGCCGTGTTTGTCTCAATTCCCGTCGTCGTGCTCTATTTGTTCGTGCAGAAGCAGTTCGTGCAGGGTATTGCCGCCACCGGCATCCGGCAGTAG
- a CDS encoding thiamine pyrophosphate-binding protein, whose protein sequence is MQRMTGGEAIVECLAAQGVDAVFGIPGVHNLAIYDALRRRPTIRAITTRHEGGAGFMADGYARVSGRPGVCLTITGPGAANALAPLTNAYADSAPVMLITSEVDLTVRGRGLGAFHEIPNQLEMLNGAVGRASRVTRVEEIPSAFEHSWEAMLNGRPRPAALEIPLNVLQGEGDVEIPSRHIPVRTMPDPEAVAQAAALLAQAERPIIYAGQGVLASGASAALSLLAAALGAPVFTTCLGRGAIAGDHPLCLGFGWTWPEGPFAPLLAEADVALVVGSSLDAYDTGVGTLPLPPRVIQIDIDAREIGKLYRVSVPMVADARLALEQLTARLPARPERLSAVTRRVAALRAAGHRQVAGKAGWQMMQAIQAAAPRSAIIAGDAASINAWQIYHLPIFEPRSAPFPMHNAALGYAFPAALGAKIARPDRAVIAICGDGGALFTAQELATAVHYGIRVVLIVFNDGGYRSIEAYQRRMYGQPYAGTLTNPDFALFAQSFGALGLRAETPEQLQAAVQKALTASGPAVIEAPGAIGPPTWAATG, encoded by the coding sequence ATGCAGCGGATGACGGGCGGTGAGGCGATTGTTGAATGCCTGGCGGCGCAGGGGGTAGATGCGGTGTTCGGCATCCCCGGTGTGCACAACCTGGCGATCTACGATGCGCTGCGCCGCCGCCCAACCATCCGCGCCATCACGACGCGGCACGAGGGCGGCGCAGGGTTCATGGCCGACGGCTACGCGCGGGTGAGCGGCCGGCCGGGCGTGTGCCTGACCATCACCGGGCCGGGCGCGGCCAACGCGCTGGCGCCCCTGACCAATGCGTATGCCGATTCGGCGCCGGTGATGCTCATCACGTCCGAGGTCGACTTGACAGTGCGCGGGCGCGGTTTGGGTGCGTTCCATGAGATCCCGAATCAGCTGGAGATGCTGAACGGTGCGGTCGGGCGGGCCAGTCGCGTGACGCGCGTCGAGGAGATCCCATCTGCATTTGAGCACTCGTGGGAAGCGATGCTGAACGGCCGACCGCGACCCGCTGCGCTGGAGATTCCGCTCAATGTATTGCAGGGCGAGGGAGACGTCGAGATTCCCTCACGGCATATCCCGGTACGCACAATGCCTGATCCCGAAGCGGTCGCGCAGGCCGCTGCGCTGCTGGCACAGGCAGAGCGCCCGATTATCTATGCGGGCCAGGGCGTGCTCGCGTCCGGCGCATCGGCGGCCCTCAGCCTTTTGGCCGCAGCGCTCGGCGCGCCTGTCTTCACTACGTGCCTGGGGCGTGGGGCCATCGCGGGCGATCACCCCCTGTGTCTGGGCTTTGGCTGGACGTGGCCCGAGGGCCCGTTTGCACCGCTGCTGGCCGAAGCCGACGTGGCGCTCGTCGTCGGGTCGAGCCTGGATGCATATGATACGGGCGTGGGTACTCTGCCGCTGCCGCCACGCGTGATCCAGATCGATATCGACGCGCGGGAGATCGGCAAGCTGTACAGGGTGAGCGTGCCGATGGTGGCCGACGCGCGACTAGCGCTGGAACAACTGACCGCGAGGTTGCCGGCCAGGCCTGAACGGCTCTCAGCCGTGACGCGCCGCGTAGCCGCGCTGCGCGCCGCCGGCCATCGGCAGGTTGCGGGTAAGGCCGGATGGCAGATGATGCAGGCAATTCAAGCGGCGGCGCCGCGCTCGGCGATCATCGCGGGCGATGCGGCATCGATCAATGCCTGGCAGATCTATCACCTGCCGATCTTCGAGCCACGCAGCGCGCCCTTCCCGATGCACAATGCCGCGCTCGGGTATGCGTTTCCGGCGGCGTTGGGTGCAAAGATCGCCCGGCCCGACCGGGCCGTGATCGCCATCTGCGGCGACGGCGGCGCGCTGTTCACCGCGCAGGAACTGGCGACGGCAGTGCACTACGGCATCCGCGTGGTGTTGATCGTGTTCAACGACGGCGGCTATCGCTCGATCGAGGCGTACCAGCGGAGGATGTACGGGCAGCCCTATGCGGGCACACTGACGAATCCCGACTTCGCGCTTTTCGCGCAGTCGTTTGGCGCGCTGGGACTGCGGGCGGAAACGCCGGAACAGTTACAGGCCGCCGTGCAGAAGGCGCTAACGGCATCCGGGCCGGCGGTGATCGAGGCGCCGGGCGCCATCGGACCGCCAACCTGGGCAGCGACGGGATGA